One window of the Streptomyces asoensis genome contains the following:
- a CDS encoding ABC transporter substrate-binding protein, translated as MSLSRRNFVIATTVAAAGSTLLSACSSGDAGGGSSTPSGGATEYTGATVTVGTKADSTGPAPEIAGAKKGGTIYGIAPDDFSHLDPQRIYYAYNSTAALLLHRCLTGYKIDSSGHQKLVGDLAEDTGTMSNGGKTWTFTLKEGLKWQDGTELTVDDVRHGIERLWATFIIESASYVQIAITGKGGKWRDAYEGPYKGKHLTEIVTDKAKRTVTFNLAEARPDFNFTLAMHSYAAVSPKLDTKEKYDKMPAACGPYMVKSHVTDKSMTLTRNKFWDPKTDSIRNNYPDGFEFTFGIETLDGVDRLIASQGNDAYAVSIYKGVPAERIQKVLTDPEIKKRTFNGLLTGTYYYAINTKRVTDLKVRQALNHAWPLQQIRQIYGGPSSGDFATTILSPDILGREKFDVYGKLKTPQGDPAAAKKLLKEAGKEGMKIVYAFPQDPTYNKTKVVIENALKAAGFTPVIKPVDSTTYYDQIAKVDNSFDVMWYGWSPDWPTAYTMMQPLFDSASVGDGLYNVSQTKVPFIDQAIQTNMVITDQKKAGAAWAALDKKIMTEVAPIIPEMYQRRYYVYGNKVGGAQFDPNFSATLLYKTFVKA; from the coding sequence ATGTCTCTTTCCCGCAGAAACTTCGTCATAGCAACGACTGTCGCCGCCGCGGGGTCGACGCTCCTCTCGGCGTGCAGCAGCGGCGATGCGGGAGGCGGCAGCTCCACCCCGAGCGGCGGCGCCACCGAGTACACCGGCGCCACGGTCACCGTGGGCACCAAGGCCGACTCGACCGGTCCCGCTCCCGAGATCGCGGGCGCCAAGAAGGGCGGGACGATCTACGGCATCGCCCCGGACGACTTCTCGCACCTCGACCCGCAGCGCATTTACTACGCGTACAACTCGACCGCCGCCCTGCTGCTGCATCGCTGCCTCACCGGTTACAAGATCGACTCCAGCGGCCACCAGAAGCTGGTCGGCGACCTGGCCGAGGACACCGGCACGATGTCCAACGGCGGCAAGACCTGGACCTTCACGCTGAAGGAGGGTCTGAAGTGGCAGGACGGCACTGAGCTGACCGTCGACGACGTGCGTCACGGCATCGAGCGCCTGTGGGCCACGTTCATCATCGAGTCCGCCAGCTACGTCCAAATCGCCATCACCGGCAAGGGCGGCAAGTGGCGTGACGCGTACGAGGGCCCGTACAAGGGCAAGCACCTCACCGAGATCGTGACCGACAAGGCCAAGCGGACCGTCACTTTCAACCTGGCCGAGGCCCGCCCCGACTTCAACTTCACGCTGGCCATGCACTCGTACGCCGCGGTGTCCCCGAAGCTGGACACCAAGGAGAAGTACGACAAGATGCCGGCCGCCTGCGGCCCGTACATGGTCAAGAGCCACGTCACCGACAAGTCGATGACGCTGACCCGCAACAAGTTCTGGGACCCGAAGACCGACTCGATCCGCAACAACTACCCGGACGGCTTCGAGTTCACCTTCGGCATCGAGACCCTGGACGGCGTGGACCGCCTGATCGCCTCCCAGGGCAACGACGCCTACGCGGTCTCCATCTACAAGGGAGTACCCGCCGAGCGCATCCAGAAGGTCCTCACCGACCCGGAGATCAAGAAGCGCACCTTCAACGGTCTGCTCACCGGCACGTACTACTACGCGATCAACACCAAGCGCGTCACCGACCTCAAGGTCCGTCAGGCTCTCAACCACGCCTGGCCGCTCCAGCAGATCCGTCAGATCTACGGCGGCCCGTCCTCCGGCGACTTCGCGACCACGATCCTCAGCCCCGACATCCTCGGCCGCGAGAAGTTCGACGTCTACGGCAAGCTGAAGACGCCGCAGGGCGACCCGGCCGCCGCGAAGAAGCTGCTGAAGGAAGCCGGCAAGGAGGGCATGAAGATCGTCTACGCCTTCCCCCAGGACCCGACGTACAACAAGACCAAGGTCGTCATCGAGAACGCGCTGAAGGCGGCGGGCTTCACCCCCGTCATCAAGCCGGTCGACTCGACGACGTACTACGACCAGATCGCGAAGGTCGACAACAGCTTCGACGTGATGTGGTACGGCTGGTCCCCGGACTGGCCGACCGCCTACACGATGATGCAGCCGCTGTTCGACAGCGCCAGCGTCGGCGACGGTCTGTACAACGTCTCGCAGACGAAGGTCCCCTTCATCGACCAGGCGATCCAGACGAACATGGTCATCACCGACCAGAAGAAGGCGGGCGCCGCCTGGGCCGCGCTCGACAAGAAGATCATGACGGAGGTCGCGCCGATCATCCCCGAGATGTACCAGCGCCGTTACTACGTCTACGGCAACAAGGTCGGCGGGGCCCAGTTCGACCCGAACTTCTCCGCCACCCTGCTCTACAAGACGTTCGTGAAGGCCTGA